GTTGTAGGTTGACCACTACTTTTTCTTGGATggaaaacattgatattgacATGAAGTTATTGTTGATTGATCACTTCTTTTTCTAGCATGAAAAAAGAATTGCTTTTGACAGGAAGATAGATAAGAATTTCCTAGAGTCTTTTTTTTTGGTaccttttctttatttaatgggCGTTTAGAAGTCTTCCTGTCTCTCTAAGAAATATTGTACTCATTATGCATACTCTTAGAAGTGTAATTAGACTTTAGAATTGAGCATTTctatatgattttaattgattaaaattgcGAAAAATGATTATGCTATGACATGCTtatgtcttttttatattttgtacaaacattttaaatgtatgttcCAGAAAACCCTCACAAGGAATGTCCCAGCAGGGAGGGCGTAACACTCCGGAGGCTTCAACAGAGGACGTTAATAAGATGGAGGACCTCATGAAATGGAAGATGACGATGGAAATGGCCGATATGATGATGATTTACATGGACTACAAAGTATGTAGGCATATACACACCTAATAAGATGAATACCCATTAGCACTTTTTGAATCAGTCATGTGCTGTCTTAACTCGTTTTTCAATACCCATCTCCAAAACTAacaagatatttatttaaaagcaCATGATACCTTAATAATTTGTCCGCTATCACTTAATAAATGtgctttgattttgtaaaaagcACATGTTATTCCGGACGATCTGCATTTGAAAATCCTGTGTATGCAACCTGATCTATAATGTTGTTATGTAACGTATTCAAGGAAAAGGAGACGGCTTTCACAGAGTCCATGGAGGCCTTGTGCTGGATGGTGAACAACACATACAACGCAGTGAAAACACGCGGCTATGTGCTCTTCAAGGTAAgaatttgaaaattgtatttattatttcatatcagTCAAATTTGGCGgaattaaatcatatatttacagaaaggataatataaattattatgttattacaAAATCTCCAGCAGGTCAGGAATATCACGGCGTTTTGTTGAAAcagaattgaaaaaaacaacaatggcTTCCCTGGTTAACAATTGTCTAGCTATTCCACAACCCCAGACAATAAAAACCCTATTCAATACAGTATCACAGTACTGTAACGTGCCAGGGCTAACTTTAAAATGGATATATATAGGATTTTCCTTTTGACTACTTTGTCAAATAATGTGCTCTTATCACTATTTAAGATGATTGGATAGGGAAAACAATTATCGttcaatcaatatttaatatattaacatgtCCCATAACAggcataattattaaattatcttCCCTTGAATAAATTCACCTTGTTTCATAAAGTTGATTCACTCACAGAAGCCACCACAAGAATGAATAAAACCTGCAAGTATGCTATGTTTATACTCACGATATCAGGTGACAACATTGGACGGTCCTAACAAGTTGGACCAGTTTATTGCTAACGTAAAGTGCCTCACAATTTTTCCGTAGCAGAaccacatttattttcaaaattccagaaaacaacaacactttattattataaatagctGTTAGCAtcatgatgattattattacaCCAAGCTTTAATTTTCAAACCAAATGTGTCATTAACTGTCATTTCTATTGATAATACTACCATAGTttacattaacaaaaatatattcgtGTTTATGCAGCAGTCAACATTTTAACGACTTATCGCTCGGACCAATTTCGatacagttttaaatttaaagttcCCGGTAAAGTATTTGACATGTCTTTTTCATCAGAACACCACCGACGAGTGGATGGACATGAAAGGCAAGGAAATGGAGAGCTGGTCTGAGCAGGAGAAGTCGGACTATGCACTGAACATGCTCATGACCGATCCGCAGACATACAGCGAGATCTTCGTCAGGTAGGCTGCCACTCTTGCTTTTACTTAGACAAAACCATAAGCGATTCAAATGGACTTTGCTATGATTATGACCGACAAACACAATCTAAGCAAGTCTAAAAACTACGTTATCAACATACCGACAGTGAAAGACTGCATGGATGCCTGATCCCTACCGCTATGCCTATGTAAGCCGAGGAAGCTCGCatcattttctgacatttgCCAAAATGAACttaaactttatatttgttgttcCTGCTTGCTTTACGCTATAGTTCCTCCCTTCCCTAATAGTTTGCGCGAAAGTTAAATCGCCCAGGCGtaagtttcattaaatgagtTTCTTGCGATGGTCAATTGTCGCGGCTCTgtgaatatgttataaaaaagcaattaaaatgGATTGATGTCTACAAACAACGAAAGCGCACCGAAAAATGAACGTTATGGTACTTGTagtttaaaaatcaagaaattgttgatatttatattacaagATTAACCTATGGTATGTTTGCATAGTAGATAACTTTACTGGGAATACCTCgtcaagtttttttattcataatgatcTACATTTGATTTGATCAATTAAGATTTGCACATTTTGGTACTGaatttgcttgattggttgTATATTATAAAGAGTATATTAAAGGAAAAAACGTTCATGCTTAATTTCTATTTGTATATTGTCACATACACATTTGAATTGTGCCCTGCATAGTTGTCAATACGATTTGATAcctgtttaaataaacatcttttttaaatgctGGTTTATGACGTTAGCTTAAACAGCAGCCTCAACTGTCAATCTTTGTTACTTCGCACATGCGCAGAGGGCAGAGCGATTTTTGTCAATAGTAACGTagacaaaatatgatatattcgTTTTAATAGTGACCttacattttttcttaggtTTGCCACCTGGGTTTGCATGACGGGTGAGCAGTTTGCAAAGGCGGTCATGAAGATGGAGAAGATGAACATGGGAGACGACTAGTGCCATGATAAATAGATGGTGTATTATTATTCGCATCTTTTTTAACaacaattgaatataaaaagGTTTCA
Above is a genomic segment from Mya arenaria isolate MELC-2E11 chromosome 2, ASM2691426v1 containing:
- the LOC128243527 gene encoding uncharacterized protein LOC128243527 — encoded protein: MAALAYASALCVMGMAMAHGSGSWSMNGGAYQNQVPQYGANQYGWNQQPWGNQNGQVNPMTFFQNMMRTQQQQQGSNMGMGNGMGNMGMNQGMGMGNMGNGNTGMGSTGMGNTGMGQQNSMMSNLMMVLIANMLKPSQGMSQQGGRNTPEASTEDVNKMEDLMKWKMTMEMADMMMIYMDYKEKETAFTESMEALCWMVNNTYNAVKTRGYVLFKNTTDEWMDMKGKEMESWSEQEKSDYALNMLMTDPQTYSEIFVRFATWVCMTGEQFAKAVMKMEKMNMGDD